The following are from one region of the Pelagibaculum spongiae genome:
- a CDS encoding nucleotidyltransferase substrate binding protein, protein MTQPADIRWIQRFDNYQRALGRLTDAAELAATRPLSELEQQGLIQAFEFTHELAWNTLKDFLTYRGVGQIIGSRDATRAAFKADLLESGEDWMEMIKSRNLTTHTYREEVVRDIAGKILHRYHPAFIALKTTLQQWVDQADD, encoded by the coding sequence ATGACACAACCTGCGGATATCCGTTGGATTCAGCGGTTTGATAACTATCAGCGGGCATTGGGACGGTTAACTGATGCCGCTGAGTTGGCCGCGACTCGTCCGTTAAGTGAACTGGAGCAGCAAGGACTGATTCAGGCCTTTGAATTTACTCATGAACTGGCCTGGAATACTCTGAAAGATTTTCTAACCTATCGGGGTGTTGGCCAGATTATCGGCTCACGTGATGCGACGCGGGCTGCTTTCAAAGCTGATTTGTTAGAAAGTGGTGAAGATTGGATGGAGATGATTAAAAGTCGTAATTTGACTACCCATACCTACCGTGAGGAGGTTGTTCGAGATATTGCTGGCAAAATCCTCCATCGCTACCATCCAGCATTTATTGCACTGAAAACTACTTTGCAGCAATGGGTAGATCAAGCAGATGACTGA
- a CDS encoding SDR family oxidoreductase, with the protein MKTNLIFGATSAIAQKVAQKLAQRNERLLLIGRNEEKLQVIADDLTARGANQVDFALIDLAEVDQIPQQIEAFLQFKKIEHIDRVLIAHGTLPDQADIADSWQKTDQALRENGTSVIAILATLAEKLEQQKSGQIAVISSVAGDRGRQSNYVYGSAKALVTAYCQGLRNRLAKSNVQLLTIKPGFVDTPMTAAIAKGGPLWAKPEQVADDILNGLDKGKNEIYTLWFWRFIMMIIKYIPEPIFKRLSL; encoded by the coding sequence ATGAAAACCAATTTAATATTTGGTGCTACTTCGGCGATTGCACAAAAGGTCGCACAAAAACTAGCACAAAGAAATGAAAGGCTATTACTGATCGGTCGCAATGAAGAAAAACTACAAGTGATTGCCGATGATTTAACCGCGCGTGGCGCTAACCAAGTTGATTTCGCTTTAATCGATTTAGCAGAAGTAGATCAAATTCCTCAGCAAATAGAAGCATTTTTGCAATTCAAAAAAATCGAGCATATTGACCGAGTGTTAATTGCCCATGGCACCCTTCCGGATCAAGCCGACATTGCAGATAGTTGGCAGAAAACCGATCAAGCGCTGCGGGAAAATGGCACCAGTGTCATTGCCATATTAGCAACCTTGGCGGAAAAATTAGAACAACAAAAGAGTGGCCAAATTGCGGTTATCTCCTCAGTTGCGGGTGACCGAGGTCGTCAAAGTAATTACGTTTACGGTAGCGCAAAGGCGCTGGTCACGGCTTATTGCCAAGGCTTGCGCAACCGGTTGGCAAAATCCAATGTTCAGCTGTTAACCATCAAACCCGGTTTTGTTGATACGCCAATGACTGCAGCTATAGCTAAAGGCGGGCCGCTTTGGGCAAAGCCTGAGCAAGTTGCCGATGACATTTTAAATGGTCTAGATAAAGGCAAAAATGAAATCTACACCCTGTGGTTTTGGCGCTTCATTATGATGATTATTAAATATATTCCCGAGCCAATTTTCAAACGATTGAGTTTGTAG
- a CDS encoding FAD-binding oxidoreductase, producing MQDLSWGRLFDQQTQDFQELPWRFSKVPPDIDCWLPWGNGRSYGDLPLNPQGSLISTQQLNHLISFDPISGRLKCESGVTLEQIIQLVLPWGWFLPVTPGTAKVTLGGAIANDVHGKNHHHQGCFGNHILQFELVRSDRRLVCSPEKNSDFFSATIAGMGLTGLISWAEIQLMRVPGSWLSTETIRYQSLDDFLTINQQSKDWPYTVAWVDSMATGKQLGRGVYMRGRHIAHQADAANKKDKLDIPLNFPNFALNKFSVAAFNQLYYYGHPSKSEISHYRPFFYPLDAINRWNRIYGKRGFYQYQCVVPKQSPQAVVEILKTIAKSGQGSFLTVLKEFGDIASPGMLSFPMPGITYALDFANRGSETKKLFKRLDAIVAEAGGRLYPAKDAAMSAEFYQQSYPNWQQFEKFIDPKISSAFWQRVMGNK from the coding sequence ATGCAGGATCTGAGTTGGGGTCGATTATTTGACCAACAAACGCAAGATTTTCAGGAATTGCCGTGGCGCTTTTCAAAAGTGCCACCAGATATCGACTGCTGGTTGCCTTGGGGGAATGGTCGTAGTTATGGCGATTTACCGTTAAATCCACAAGGCAGTCTGATCAGCACCCAACAGCTGAACCACTTAATCAGTTTTGACCCAATCTCCGGCCGATTAAAGTGTGAATCGGGCGTTACCCTAGAGCAAATTATTCAGCTGGTCTTGCCCTGGGGCTGGTTTTTACCGGTCACACCCGGCACAGCAAAAGTGACCCTTGGCGGTGCGATTGCTAATGATGTTCATGGCAAGAACCATCACCATCAAGGCTGTTTTGGTAACCACATTTTGCAATTTGAACTGGTTCGCAGCGATCGGCGCTTAGTTTGTTCCCCTGAAAAAAATAGCGATTTTTTTTCAGCGACTATTGCTGGCATGGGTTTAACTGGCTTAATTAGTTGGGCTGAAATTCAGCTCATGCGAGTGCCCGGCTCTTGGTTATCGACTGAAACCATTCGCTATCAATCACTTGATGACTTTTTAACCATTAATCAACAATCAAAAGATTGGCCCTATACCGTTGCTTGGGTTGATAGCATGGCAACAGGAAAACAGCTGGGCCGTGGCGTTTATATGCGTGGCCGCCATATTGCCCATCAGGCAGATGCTGCCAACAAAAAAGACAAATTAGATATTCCGTTAAATTTCCCTAACTTTGCTTTGAATAAATTTTCAGTCGCGGCATTCAACCAGCTTTATTACTACGGCCACCCGAGCAAATCTGAAATCAGCCATTACCGACCTTTTTTCTACCCGTTAGATGCGATTAATCGCTGGAACCGAATTTACGGCAAACGTGGTTTTTACCAATACCAATGCGTCGTTCCTAAGCAAAGCCCGCAGGCAGTGGTAGAGATTTTAAAAACCATCGCAAAATCTGGCCAAGGATCATTCCTGACCGTATTAAAAGAATTTGGCGATATTGCATCACCGGGCATGTTGTCCTTTCCCATGCCGGGCATTACCTACGCACTAGATTTTGCCAATCGCGGTAGCGAAACCAAGAAATTATTTAAACGATTAGATGCCATAGTCGCCGAAGCCGGTGGCCGGTTATATCCGGCAAAAGATGCAGCGATGAGTGCTGAGTTTTACCAGCAAAGCTATCCGAACTGGCAACAATTTGAAAAATTTATCGACCCTAAAATAAGCTCGGCCTTCTGGCAACGAGTCATGGGCAACAAATAA
- a CDS encoding DUF2997 domain-containing protein, whose translation MAEQKITLIIDEEGCISAKAEGFNGEACLEALDKILENQAVVNVRTTSEYSQKVSINNCTTVKQGR comes from the coding sequence ATGGCTGAGCAAAAAATAACTCTTATCATTGATGAGGAAGGCTGTATCAGTGCTAAAGCTGAAGGGTTTAATGGTGAAGCTTGCCTTGAGGCTCTGGATAAAATTCTCGAGAACCAAGCAGTGGTAAATGTTCGGACGACGAGTGAGTATTCTCAAAAAGTCTCCATCAATAATTGTACGACAGTTAAGCAGGGAAGGTGA
- a CDS encoding endonuclease/exonuclease/phosphatase family protein: MIRKAFSSIALALVSSSVLAMSATPKTLDTEIVFTNSTPDTLQVVVSGNAQVQQKITELGPLASATLAKVTRNASADSRLNIQLSSNNYQINLTQQTQGTNLSFGANTSDLLVAPQTNANIQRFNTILAGDKNTLAFNAENLGKGGKLTYVLHEQDKKPALGKANQFNVLSYNIWATTIFGSKKVDSRLNQMPAVMAGYDALVLTEVFDHIQTTQLLNELRTEYPYQSSDVFTVGKLMGSGTRILSRWPISVEDSFKYTVCNGIQCAATRGVIYLKINKQGNPYHVFATHTQSEDDDANRNMRLAQLQQMGEYIRSLNIPADEPVIMAGDFNVNKIDLAEDRDYLEAVLGATEPANRGHGFSYDADTNFWAKQPYVQFLDYTLTSNNHLQPNSAYQEIFAPRTMTDALWGEWDLSDHYAARGVFSYPTESQPLRAAFPFVGDIVHFKTANGYYMRSMSGGNSFISAGSDQMGTWESYTLKALENGQYAIQAFDGHYVALDSYLLGTLKASSDNISSAGSFTLVDLGNNSLALKADNGKYLRADFGGSAGLSAGSNSIGKNQTFKLIRR, encoded by the coding sequence ATGATTAGGAAAGCATTTAGTTCCATCGCACTAGCGTTGGTTAGCAGTTCAGTTCTGGCGATGTCCGCAACACCCAAAACCCTTGATACCGAGATTGTTTTCACTAATAGCACGCCAGATACCTTGCAGGTAGTTGTTTCTGGCAACGCTCAAGTTCAGCAAAAGATCACTGAACTAGGCCCGCTGGCCAGCGCTACCCTGGCTAAAGTTACTCGCAACGCGAGTGCCGATAGCCGCTTGAATATTCAGCTATCCAGCAACAATTATCAGATTAATCTGACTCAGCAAACTCAAGGAACCAATTTAAGTTTTGGTGCCAATACATCTGACTTATTGGTAGCGCCACAAACCAACGCTAATATTCAACGTTTTAACACGATATTGGCCGGCGATAAAAACACCTTGGCGTTTAATGCAGAGAACCTCGGTAAAGGCGGCAAGCTGACGTATGTGCTGCATGAACAGGATAAAAAACCGGCGCTTGGCAAGGCCAATCAGTTTAATGTTTTAAGTTACAATATTTGGGCTACTACTATCTTTGGCTCTAAAAAAGTCGATAGCCGTTTAAACCAAATGCCTGCCGTAATGGCAGGTTATGATGCGCTGGTATTGACCGAGGTTTTTGATCATATTCAAACCACGCAACTGTTGAATGAGCTGCGCACGGAATATCCTTACCAATCTTCTGATGTATTTACCGTTGGAAAACTGATGGGCTCGGGTACTCGGATTTTATCGCGCTGGCCTATTTCTGTTGAAGACAGCTTTAAATACACCGTTTGTAACGGCATTCAATGTGCAGCAACCCGCGGTGTGATTTATTTAAAAATCAACAAGCAAGGTAATCCGTACCACGTTTTTGCAACGCATACCCAGTCAGAAGACGATGATGCCAATCGCAATATGCGCTTAGCTCAATTACAACAAATGGGCGAGTACATTCGCAGTTTGAACATTCCTGCCGATGAGCCTGTGATTATGGCGGGTGACTTTAATGTAAATAAAATTGACCTGGCTGAAGACCGAGATTATTTAGAAGCGGTTCTTGGTGCAACTGAACCCGCAAACCGCGGCCATGGTTTCTCTTATGATGCAGATACTAACTTTTGGGCCAAACAGCCTTATGTGCAATTCCTTGATTACACATTAACTTCGAATAATCACTTGCAGCCAAACAGTGCTTACCAAGAGATTTTTGCGCCACGTACAATGACCGACGCACTTTGGGGCGAATGGGATTTATCTGACCATTACGCAGCACGAGGCGTTTTTAGTTACCCAACTGAAAGTCAGCCACTACGCGCTGCATTTCCTTTTGTGGGCGATATTGTACATTTTAAAACCGCCAATGGTTATTACATGCGCAGCATGAGTGGCGGCAATAGCTTTATTTCTGCCGGTTCTGATCAAATGGGTACTTGGGAAAGCTACACCCTTAAAGCACTTGAAAATGGTCAGTATGCAATTCAAGCATTCGACGGCCACTATGTAGCGCTTGATTCATATTTACTCGGTACATTAAAAGCATCAAGCGACAACATTAGCTCTGCTGGGTCATTCACATTGGTTGATCTTGGAAATAACTCGCTGGCATTGAAAGCCGATAATGGTAAGTATTTGCGTGCTGATTTTGGTGGCAGTGCTGGGCTAAGTGCGGGTTCAAATAGCATTGGCAAGAATCAGACCTTCAAGTTGATTCGCCGTTAG
- a CDS encoding lysylphosphatidylglycerol synthase transmembrane domain-containing protein, whose translation MRFSYKAIVVSVVAAIAGYGIWLLATDSGDGLKAITQFSPWLVLWVSLLSIANYLLRFFRWQGFLRQGDYAVPPLKSLGYYLAGFALTTTPGKAGEAVRSLYLEKHQVPVTNSLAMLVVERVQDLLAVLLLASFAILRFPEYAAFGYAALVLLSGLIFLMLSQKCQHLAEKIINRIPISWVNRLGFRVLDILKQSNQLLGPVRLLQGLLIGIIAWGLEALALGIIVEATGNTIDYSLAAGIYALAMLAGALSFLPGGLGSAEAVMYGLLLASGVDSANATAATLISRLTTLWLAVVIGLITLLIIHGKLPQIIRRKSYE comes from the coding sequence TTGCGTTTTTCCTATAAGGCGATTGTTGTTTCGGTTGTGGCAGCCATAGCAGGTTATGGTATCTGGCTGTTGGCAACTGACTCAGGTGATGGCTTAAAAGCGATCACACAATTTTCTCCCTGGTTGGTGTTATGGGTCAGCTTGCTGTCAATTGCCAACTATTTACTGCGTTTTTTTCGCTGGCAAGGTTTCCTGCGACAGGGGGATTATGCGGTTCCTCCGTTAAAAAGCCTTGGCTATTATCTAGCTGGCTTCGCTCTGACGACCACACCGGGTAAAGCAGGTGAAGCGGTTCGCAGTCTCTATCTTGAAAAACATCAAGTGCCGGTCACTAATAGTTTGGCAATGCTAGTGGTTGAACGGGTGCAAGACCTCCTTGCAGTATTGCTTCTAGCCAGCTTTGCCATTTTACGTTTCCCTGAATATGCCGCTTTTGGTTATGCCGCCCTGGTGTTGTTATCCGGCTTGATCTTTCTAATGCTGTCGCAAAAATGTCAGCATTTAGCAGAAAAAATCATTAATCGAATTCCAATTAGCTGGGTCAATCGGCTGGGTTTTCGTGTGCTAGATATTTTAAAACAAAGCAATCAATTGCTTGGCCCCGTCCGGCTATTACAAGGACTATTAATTGGAATAATTGCCTGGGGACTAGAAGCTTTAGCACTCGGCATTATTGTTGAAGCAACCGGCAACACCATCGATTATTCCCTAGCAGCTGGCATTTATGCATTAGCCATGTTGGCAGGTGCCCTGTCCTTTCTGCCTGGCGGCTTAGGTAGCGCAGAGGCAGTTATGTATGGATTGCTACTGGCTAGCGGCGTTGATTCGGCCAATGCAACCGCCGCAACACTGATTTCTCGCTTGACCACTTTATGGCTAGCGGTTGTCATAGGATTAATCACCTTGCTGATTATTCATGGCAAACTGCCCCAAATAATAAGAAGAAAAAGCTATGAATAA
- a CDS encoding esterase/lipase family protein, with amino-acid sequence MHQHYGIPCSCKRKSVVGLVFVPGIMGSRLFNTEKETVVWDPAVGTGSNPTGWLMAQREQQNRYMQLKLRNAIGKSSGVQSADSAGNIAKRASHHLKLQPQLQYEDNEEIRKLEGGKQNWRKVRAIWHLGSLLLSGPDDRKQMLVNAEPGATDRNNALLQVDRGTESYFTTFTSIQPRDIERRRQQGWGEVLWGSYGRFLSWLNSWVSSELGSQFHNWNFETYAVGYNWMLSNQKSGERLKSRIEAIKKELVEEYSVEQDNVKIIVVSHSMGGYASRAAAILEGADFDAVIHGAMPTHGSPATYINTRCGYGFPSGLALGINAAEVTAVVGYCQGALELLPNQYYKDKNGNHDWFKIQIEEQDAISISQQYPGEKIFDFYKDTSTWYSLIQPKLLMPASGFVFNKETSDDYEQRIFKVYQFHSRLSNKFHFNTKLLYGNNEEFPSYDQCIWYAAQAPEGLPHNWQIFEQQNDRYSLGEGNLQLTDRQSMTDYVVRYRQAWRQSRFSDGHENVLLNRVLPPPTSQYSFSTTTCQCPGRRHGTCRCR; translated from the coding sequence ATGCATCAACATTACGGAATACCTTGTAGCTGCAAGCGAAAGAGCGTGGTCGGACTGGTTTTTGTGCCGGGCATTATGGGGTCACGGCTATTTAATACCGAAAAAGAAACCGTTGTTTGGGACCCAGCAGTGGGAACGGGCAGCAACCCAACCGGTTGGCTAATGGCACAGCGAGAGCAGCAAAATCGCTATATGCAACTTAAGTTGCGTAATGCGATAGGCAAAAGTTCAGGCGTTCAATCAGCAGATTCAGCGGGAAATATTGCAAAACGGGCGAGCCATCATTTGAAGCTTCAGCCTCAATTGCAATATGAAGATAATGAAGAAATTAGAAAGCTGGAGGGTGGTAAACAAAATTGGCGAAAAGTCCGTGCTATTTGGCATTTAGGCAGCTTGTTATTGTCAGGTCCTGATGATCGAAAACAGATGTTAGTGAATGCCGAACCTGGTGCAACCGATCGAAATAATGCGCTGTTACAAGTGGATCGAGGAACCGAGAGTTACTTTACAACATTCACATCGATACAACCTCGAGACATTGAACGGCGGCGCCAACAAGGATGGGGTGAAGTGCTTTGGGGAAGTTATGGACGCTTTCTTAGCTGGTTAAATAGTTGGGTTTCGTCCGAGCTAGGCTCTCAATTTCATAATTGGAATTTTGAAACTTACGCTGTGGGCTACAACTGGATGTTGAGCAACCAAAAGTCGGGAGAGCGACTTAAAAGCCGAATAGAAGCAATCAAAAAAGAGCTCGTCGAAGAATATTCAGTTGAACAAGATAATGTAAAAATTATTGTGGTCAGTCATTCTATGGGGGGGTATGCGAGCCGTGCTGCGGCCATTCTTGAAGGTGCTGATTTTGATGCGGTGATTCACGGTGCAATGCCAACCCATGGCAGCCCGGCAACTTATATAAATACTCGTTGCGGTTATGGTTTTCCTTCGGGGCTGGCGCTGGGAATAAATGCAGCAGAAGTAACCGCAGTGGTTGGTTATTGTCAGGGCGCCTTAGAGTTATTGCCTAATCAGTATTACAAAGATAAAAACGGCAACCATGACTGGTTTAAAATTCAAATTGAAGAGCAGGACGCTATATCAATCAGTCAGCAGTATCCAGGTGAGAAGATATTTGATTTTTATAAGGATACTTCAACTTGGTATAGCTTGATTCAGCCAAAATTACTGATGCCAGCAAGTGGTTTCGTTTTTAATAAAGAAACATCTGATGATTATGAGCAAAGAATATTCAAGGTATATCAGTTTCATAGTCGGCTATCTAATAAATTTCATTTTAATACAAAACTTCTGTATGGAAATAATGAAGAATTTCCTTCATATGACCAATGTATTTGGTACGCAGCACAAGCCCCTGAAGGTTTGCCGCATAATTGGCAAATTTTTGAGCAGCAAAATGATCGTTACTCTTTAGGTGAAGGCAACTTACAGCTGACCGATCGGCAATCAATGACTGATTATGTGGTTCGTTATCGCCAAGCATGGCGACAGTCACGTTTTAGTGATGGTCATGAAAATGTTCTGCTAAATCGTGTTCTCCCACCTCCCACCTCCCAATATTCATTTTCAACTACAACCTGCCAATGCCCCGGGCGACGGCACGGTACATGTAGGTGCCGGTAA
- a CDS encoding UbiA family prenyltransferase — translation MNKQYLSSACARSVDHPVCVDLDGTLIHSDMLLESLVRALKQKPWLVFFLPMWLARGKAYLKSQLASIGKPDPSVLPYDQRIIGYLKQQKAQGRKLVLASGSHHSLVQPVADHLQLFDEVLASDDKTNLTGTNKVTLLKEKYGDQQFDYIGNDRADLKVWPHAAGALIANASQSVKSAAADLQFVEEFPAPDKQAAKTFFKGIRIHQWVKNLLVFVPLMTSHQLNLLTFSQSVLAFIAFGFCASAVYLINDLMDLDSDRHHHSKCNRPLASGKMSIMQGVLLTPVFMLISALICISLPMQFAWVLGAYFVVTMAYSLRLKKTELIDVLLLAGLYTVRVVAGAAAISVELSFWLLAFSIFLFFSLAMIKRLSELDKLQQDQGEQTESPIKEKARGRGYVIADIQILQIMAATSGYSAVVVLAMYINNKDIMSLYPSPQLLWALCPIVLLWISRMLLLTSRGEMNEDPVVFAIRDRISWVLGGIAGVALIAATLGL, via the coding sequence ATGAATAAGCAGTATCTCAGCTCAGCTTGTGCCCGTTCAGTTGATCACCCGGTGTGTGTCGACTTGGATGGCACACTCATTCATTCCGATATGCTGTTAGAAAGTCTGGTTCGGGCGTTAAAACAAAAGCCCTGGCTGGTTTTCTTTTTGCCGATGTGGCTAGCTCGCGGCAAGGCATATTTAAAGTCACAGCTTGCAAGCATCGGCAAACCCGATCCATCGGTGCTGCCCTATGACCAAAGAATAATTGGTTATCTCAAGCAGCAAAAAGCCCAAGGTAGAAAGCTGGTGTTGGCCAGTGGCAGTCACCATTCGTTGGTGCAACCAGTGGCGGATCATTTGCAGCTGTTTGATGAAGTGCTGGCCAGTGATGATAAAACCAATCTGACCGGCACCAATAAAGTCACTCTGTTAAAAGAGAAGTACGGCGACCAGCAGTTTGATTACATCGGCAATGACCGAGCTGACTTAAAAGTTTGGCCCCATGCGGCCGGTGCATTAATTGCCAACGCCAGCCAAAGTGTTAAATCTGCCGCGGCTGATCTGCAGTTTGTTGAAGAATTTCCGGCACCCGACAAACAAGCAGCCAAAACTTTTTTTAAAGGCATCCGAATTCATCAATGGGTAAAAAACCTGCTGGTGTTTGTTCCTTTAATGACTTCCCATCAACTCAACCTGCTGACATTTAGCCAATCTGTGTTGGCATTTATTGCTTTTGGATTTTGTGCTTCCGCAGTTTATCTCATTAATGATCTGATGGATCTAGACTCAGATCGCCATCACCACAGCAAATGTAATCGGCCACTCGCCTCGGGCAAAATGTCAATTATGCAGGGCGTATTACTCACCCCTGTGTTTATGCTGATCTCGGCATTAATCTGCATTTCTTTGCCAATGCAGTTTGCTTGGGTACTCGGTGCTTATTTCGTTGTCACCATGGCCTACTCATTACGGCTGAAAAAAACCGAGCTGATTGATGTGCTGCTATTAGCAGGCTTGTACACTGTGCGAGTAGTTGCTGGCGCTGCGGCTATATCAGTTGAGTTGTCTTTCTGGCTACTGGCATTTTCAATCTTTCTGTTTTTCTCTCTGGCGATGATCAAACGTTTATCTGAACTAGATAAATTGCAGCAAGATCAGGGCGAACAAACAGAAAGCCCAATCAAAGAAAAAGCCCGTGGCCGGGGTTATGTGATTGCAGATATTCAAATTTTACAGATTATGGCGGCCACTAGCGGTTATTCGGCGGTGGTGGTATTGGCGATGTATATCAACAACAAAGATATTATGTCGCTCTACCCTTCTCCGCAGCTGTTATGGGCGCTTTGCCCAATCGTTTTATTGTGGATCAGCCGAATGCTATTACTCACCAGTCGCGGTGAAATGAATGAAGATCCAGTGGTATTTGCCATCCGAGATCGAATTAGCTGGGTGCTAGGCGGCATTGCCGGCGTTGCCTTGATTGCTGCAACCTTAGGGCTGTAA
- a CDS encoding 4Fe-4S single cluster domain-containing protein, with the protein MFDTHFNIAHVESSSHIYGPGNRFVIWLQGCTLACKGCWNTAMWPHKENRLIERSFLLKQIIKEKNIEGITFLGGEPLQQCENVRWLISKIKMHNLSAMLYTGYEWSEIKANQNHLDVCNSTDILITGRFLQNERNTNLLWRGSDNQIVNFISNKYSSLKLKEVNQVEITIEEDGALKIYGYPDQLLLDQII; encoded by the coding sequence ATGTTTGACACTCATTTTAACATTGCTCATGTAGAGTCTTCAAGCCATATCTACGGCCCGGGCAACCGGTTTGTGATATGGCTTCAGGGTTGCACGCTGGCTTGCAAGGGCTGTTGGAATACTGCCATGTGGCCACATAAAGAAAATAGGTTAATAGAAAGATCTTTTTTATTAAAACAAATAATTAAAGAGAAAAACATTGAGGGTATTACTTTTCTGGGGGGAGAGCCTTTACAGCAATGCGAAAACGTAAGGTGGCTCATATCAAAAATAAAAATGCATAACCTCTCTGCAATGCTTTATACGGGCTACGAGTGGTCAGAAATTAAGGCAAACCAAAATCATTTAGATGTATGTAATTCGACAGATATATTAATCACAGGTAGGTTTTTACAAAATGAAAGAAATACCAATCTTCTGTGGAGAGGTTCGGACAATCAGATTGTTAACTTTATATCTAATAAATACAGCAGCCTAAAGCTTAAAGAGGTAAATCAGGTTGAGATTACCATTGAAGAAGATGGTGCTTTGAAAATATATGGTTATCCAGATCAGTTATTGTTAGATCAAATTATTTAA
- a CDS encoding nucleotidyltransferase domain-containing protein, whose protein sequence is MTECFTRTLQDIDCGLNERVIRQIQQVMAENPEIGKAILYGSRAKGNYRNGSDIDLTLIADNEASLILDSIYQLDEQLDALFLPYSFDLSILSEIDNSNLVQHIQRVGVVFYQKISKNSVEIS, encoded by the coding sequence ATGACTGAGTGTTTTACTCGCACATTGCAAGATATCGATTGTGGCTTGAATGAGAGGGTGATCAGGCAAATACAGCAGGTTATGGCGGAAAATCCTGAGATTGGAAAGGCGATCTTGTATGGCTCTCGTGCCAAAGGTAATTATCGCAATGGCTCGGATATCGACCTGACCCTGATTGCTGATAATGAAGCATCGCTTATTCTTGATTCAATTTATCAGCTTGATGAACAGCTGGATGCACTGTTTCTGCCTTACAGTTTTGATTTGTCGATTCTATCCGAAATTGATAACTCAAATCTTGTACAACATATCCAGCGAGTAGGGGTTGTTTTCTATCAGAAAATCTCTAAAAACTCGGTTGAAATATCATAG
- a CDS encoding DNA/RNA non-specific endonuclease produces MMDIFTTRPETRYGCPAADQILINRCYTVGYSYYFRQAKWAIEIVDPDKKDLEEVDRTDNFRPDFRVPKNFRADLSDYRRSGFDRGHLVASANQNDEQLQNSETFLLSNMSPQAPGFNRRIWRELESAVRQLDSQPDVLETYVISGPIFDFETPIQMIGRADDAGYSVPVPSHFFKCVLAERTSGKLHMWAFEMENDQLQGSLADYRKPTSYIEMRAGILLWDRLTGPEVDREKHKVRGVW; encoded by the coding sequence ATGATGGATATTTTCACTACCCGACCAGAAACCCGCTATGGCTGTCCGGCTGCTGACCAGATTCTGATCAATCGTTGCTACACCGTCGGCTATTCGTATTATTTCCGGCAAGCCAAATGGGCAATTGAAATTGTTGATCCGGATAAAAAAGATCTCGAAGAAGTAGACCGTACCGATAATTTCCGTCCGGATTTTCGAGTACCTAAAAACTTCCGCGCCGATTTATCTGATTATCGGCGTAGTGGCTTTGATCGTGGCCATTTGGTAGCCAGTGCCAACCAAAACGACGAACAATTACAAAATAGCGAAACCTTCCTGCTCTCGAATATGTCGCCCCAAGCACCTGGCTTTAACCGACGAATTTGGCGTGAACTAGAATCTGCGGTTCGCCAGCTAGATTCACAGCCAGATGTGCTGGAAACCTATGTCATTTCAGGGCCCATTTTTGATTTTGAAACGCCTATTCAAATGATTGGCCGAGCAGATGACGCTGGCTATAGCGTTCCGGTACCTAGTCATTTCTTTAAATGTGTTTTGGCAGAACGCACTAGCGGCAAGTTACATATGTGGGCATTTGAGATGGAAAATGACCAGCTGCAAGGCAGTCTGGCTGACTATAGAAAACCTACTAGCTACATTGAAATGCGAGCCGGTATTTTGCTTTGGGATCGGTTGACCGGGCCTGAAGTTGATCGAGAAAAGCATAAGGTTCGGGGAGTATGGTAG